DNA from Methanospirillum lacunae:
TCGTATAGGCGACCGGTTGACGAAGAACCACCAAAACCGCCTGAAAGTACCATCCCAAGAATTGTTCAGGTTGTTCTTTTTTATCTGACCCTCCTCATGGCTGTACTCATATTGGCCCAGCTCTTTTTGATCCCCTGGATTAATGGAGTGAACAGCACTGATGCACGAAATTCCCTCAATGAAGGAAACAAGTGGATGCAGCAGGAGGAGTTTCAGAAGGCAATCGACAGTTACCGTGATGCAACTGCAAAACTTCCGACGTTTTACGAGGCCTGGCGGGCGAAAGGGATTGCAGAACTAAAGAAAGGGGATGCCCTCACAAAACTGGGCCAGCCGGGTGCCGAGGGATACTATCGTGATGCAATCAGGTCTTTTTCAAAGATCCCTGACAGGAACCCTGAAGATACTGCAGTGACAAAGGCGATTGCTGAAGCATACCTGAAACTGAATGACAGGAATTCAGCCATCAGTGTTTTGAACCGGGCACAGGAATCAGGCCATTGGGATGCTTCTATGAGCGACCTGCTGCGTGAAGCAAACTCCCAGCCCGGACAGCAGAGTCCGAGTCCCTCTGCCTGATACTTCATGCCATATAGAATCCGGTCATATCTCTATAAAGCGAAGAGCCATGGCTGACATCTCTCCTCACATGCAGAAGTACTATGATCGCCTGAATGCCGGATTAGCGAGGGCGATGGAAGTTGCGGGACAAGCCAGGAAGGTAGGGATAGATCCTGAAACGGTCGTAGAGATCCCGATAGCAAACGATCTCGCAGACCGTGTTGAAGCACAGGTGGGGATCAAAGGAGTCGCGGCATGTATCCGTGACCTTGAGTCCCGGATGTCACGTGAGGAGGCATCCCTCAAGATCGGTGATGTGTTTGCAACACGAAAGTTCGGCGAGACAGACAACGAACAGATCCTGGATCATACAATACGAACCTCAATGGCCCTGGTAACCGAGGGTGTGGTGTCTGCACCTATCGAAGGGATCGCCAAGGTTGCAATAAAAAAGAATGATGACGGGACCGAGTATCTCTCGATCTATTATGCCGGTCCTATCCGGAGTGCTGGTGGAACGGCACAGGCACTCTCTGTTCTTGTAGGTGATTATGTCAGGAGTCTGCTCGGACTTAACCGGTACATCCCACGGCCTGAAGAGGTTGAGCGGTATGTCGAGGAGATAAGGCAGTACAACTCGATCATGAGCCTGCAGTACCTCCCGTCTCCTGAAGAGATCA
Protein-coding regions in this window:
- a CDS encoding DnaJ domain-containing protein, with the translated sequence MNQEGETYYDILNLHPDASLQDITTAYRKLAKILHPDVCESPDADELFKVVNEAYQVLKDPKKREAYDASLVVAEGSLYSKYHQGRQRYRDPHTWYHSHQHHGSYRRPVDEEPPKPPESTIPRIVQVVLFYLTLLMAVLILAQLFLIPWINGVNSTDARNSLNEGNKWMQQEEFQKAIDSYRDATAKLPTFYEAWRAKGIAELKKGDALTKLGQPGAEGYYRDAIRSFSKIPDRNPEDTAVTKAIAEAYLKLNDRNSAISVLNRAQESGHWDASMSDLLREANSQPGQQSPSPSA